One Rhodothermales bacterium genomic window, AAAATAAAAATCATGCTCGGACTGGAGCCGTCGTGCGAGGAAGTCAACGGCTTCATCGTAAAGTACCTGGACGGCGAACTCGATGAGAAGACCAGGAAGAAGTTCTGGGCGCATATTGGCGACTGTCCAACCTGCGGCCGCTTCTTTGAGCAATACACGGCGACAATCGATGTGACGCGAGAGGCGGGCCACATCACACCGCCTCAGGAGCTCGTCGAGAAGACGCTCGCGTTTCTCCGGACGAGGTGGGCTGATGGCGCTTCGGCCTCGGACTGAAGCGAGTCCAGAAGTCGGCCAAGCCAGCCAGACAAGAAATGGCCCGCCGCAACACCTGCGACGGGCCATTCCTTTATCAACGCAGGATTCGGAGACCGAACCCCGCCGTCGTGTTTCGACTACTTGAGTAGAACCATGGTCTTTGCCATCTGCGTCTTGCCGTACTCGAGGGCGTAAACATATGTCCCGCTCGCAACCTGCATTCCGCTCGCGTTCCGACCGTCCCACGAGACGCCATGACGACCGGCTTCCTTCATCTCACCATCTACCAGCGTCCGGACCAGCTGCCCCATCACGTTGTACACGCGAACGGTCACTGCCGTCGCTGAAGGCAACTCGAATTCGATGGAAGTTGTCGGATTGAACGGGTTCGGATAGTTCTGATCCAGAACAAACCCGTCCGGAACCTCGGCAAGATCGTCGATCGCCGTTGGCACGCCCGTGTACTCGAGGACGATGATCATCGGCTGTCCTGCTTCGGAAGCGAACAGGTTGGTCAAGACCACCTCGTTCTTCCCGTCGCCGTCAAGGTCGTTCGCGATACGCATCGGATAGTAACGCTCCGGCGTCCCACCCGAACTGTCCAGAAGAAGCGACCATGAATAACTCGTCGAGTCCGCTCGATTGCCAACACCGTCGTACTCGATCAACGAGACCTTCTCGCTGGTACCGTGCGACGCCACGATGTCCGTCAGACCATCGCCATCCAGATCGCCAACATCAGCCCCTCTTGACCGCGCTGTCGCGTCAAACGTCCCCACGGTCTGAATGTCCGCAACCGTCATCGTCGAGATGTCCGCAATGTCATCAACGTAGTACAACTTGCCGTCGGTCATCGGGAAGTATCCCTCCATCTTCCCGTCACCGTCGTAGTCCTCGAAGGCCATGTCGTGCGAGTTGAACGAACCCGGATCGGCCACCGGGATCACACCGTCCAACTCCACCTGCAACGCATACGTGTCCGGACCCGTCACCTCGAAGATGGCCATCGTCCAGTTGTCCCACGTGTTGTACCAGATCTCGTTGTTGCCGTCGCCGTCAAAGTCCACGACATCCACATCG contains:
- a CDS encoding T9SS type A sorting domain-containing protein is translated as MNKLISLLTSTLFILAGFLTTELVLPQTAQAQYTVGDDYKLAWSLDPRDDAVLFPRGPAFGARSVLAGMDLDNDGNKEILFSTDETLAPSGPDPGFLDVFLYENNGNDSFEYVWHYTHPDGSNSLPAMAYGDIDSDGNWEIYFGIPTINDDPEDVFIFEAEAGVFPATPTVSLQVRTDGTVDFRPSGFQLVDVDKDGATELIIQSRTGGNRELVVMSLATPQLDAFATFNIEFEAGEAVLGGGGTYDVDVVDFDGDGNNEIWYNTWDNWTMAIFEVTGPDTYALQVELDGVIPVADPGSFNSHDMAFEDYDGDGKMEGYFPMTDGKLYYVDDIADISTMTVADIQTVGTFDATARSRGADVGDLDGDGLTDIVASHGTSEKVSLIEYDGVGNRADSTSYSWSLLLDSSGGTPERYYPMRIANDLDGDGKNEVVLTNLFASEAGQPMIIVLEYTGVPTAIDDLAEVPDGFVLDQNYPNPFNPTTSIEFELPSATAVTVRVYNVMGQLVRTLVDGEMKEAGRHGVSWDGRNASGMQVASGTYVYALEYGKTQMAKTMVLLK